One stretch of Hymenobacter sublimis DNA includes these proteins:
- a CDS encoding CusA/CzcA family heavy metal efflux RND transporter, translating into MFDRLIHFSIHNKLIIGILTLALVAWGGYSLSRLPIDAVPDITNNQVVVYTVAPSLAAGDIERLVSFPVEQSLATIPDRKEVRSFSRFGLSVVTIVFEDDVDIYWARQQVAERLREAESQIPEGVGRPELAPVSTGLGEVYQYLVRAKPGFEKKYDARELRTIQDWIIRRQLLGTPGVADVASFGGLLKQYEIRLDPTRLRSLNVTTEQVYQAVSRNNQNAGGAYLDQKPTAYFIRTEGLAENAADLGNIVVRNTQGGLPVLVRDVADVGLGSAVRYGAMTRNNEGEVTGGIVLMLKGANANEVIKAVKERMVTVEKSLPEGVTVDVYLERSDLVGRAINTVTKNLIEGALIVIFVLVLFLGNWRAGLVVASVIPLAMLFAISMMRLFGVSGNLLSLGAIDFGLVVDGAVIIVEAIVHRLHTHVGTASHPEGADGKLTREQMNDATYEAASKIRSSAAFGEIIILIVYLPLLALAGIEGKMFGPMAQTVAFAIVGAFILSLTYVPMMSALALSRNTAHKPNFSDRMMRWLEARYRPVLEWALRRKVVVLTSAVALFVGALLLFRTLGGEFIPQLAEGDFAIEMRTLTGSSLSYTVDKSLQAAAVLKKQFPEVKEVVAKIGAAEIPTDPMPVEAADVMVILEKDQDKWTSARTQEELAGKMAEALEVIPGVTFGFQQPIQMRFNELISGAKQDVVLKIYGEDLAQLASYAERAARLVGQVEGAEDVYVEQVTGLPQIVVKLDRNRMARFGLNAEDVNRTVQTAFAGQSAGQLFEQERRFDVVLRLAPELRQNINQVRQLLVATPGGEQIPLEQVATVDLQEGPNQIQRDDAKRRITVAFNVRGRDVESVVTELQGKVDAQMKFAPGYYTTYGGQFENLRQATERLSIAVPVALLLIFVLLFFTFKSLKQSVMIFTAIPLSAIGGVLALWLRDMPFSISAGVGFIALFGVAVLNGIVLIGYFNQLKEEGHADLYQRILEGTQVRLRPVLMTATVASLGFLPMALSQSAGAEVQRPLATVVIGGLVTATLLTLLVLPVLYALSERNNRTKEEDLPQRTPAVPVSVLLLVLGGLLAAAPVRAQGPITSTQAVGQALQANGTVQGAQRALEAQQALRRTAFDVGRTTILGTYGQVNSPLSDNVLSIGQSLALPGYYRAQAGLSQAQIGTREQQLAQVQAELTRQVRLSYERAVHARHRLRTLRGQDSIYTEFLRSAQLRFKTGEVARLEPANALIQQGETQNLLAEAQADYAVAQRQLQALLQTNGPVAIADSILRLLPAPAGSGDTATLAATPQARVLQQQITERRAETRVEQAQGLPQVTVGYTNQSLRGTYELDGQTSTYGAGDRFQSVQAGVAIPLLRGPQKARVQAAKLQEQAATTAYQRYQAEAAAQLDELRLRLVEQRRRVQFYEQTGLPQADVIVRLSQRAYKAGETTYSELLLNLERALSVRTAYLDAVLQHNQTAIDLDYLLGSAAQ; encoded by the coding sequence ATGTTTGACCGGCTCATTCATTTTTCCATTCACAACAAGCTCATTATCGGGATACTGACCCTGGCCCTGGTTGCCTGGGGCGGCTATTCGCTGAGCCGGCTGCCGATTGACGCGGTGCCCGACATTACCAATAACCAGGTCGTCGTCTACACCGTGGCCCCGTCCCTGGCCGCGGGCGACATCGAGCGGCTCGTCTCCTTCCCCGTCGAGCAAAGCCTGGCCACCATTCCGGACCGCAAGGAAGTGCGCTCCTTTTCCCGCTTCGGCCTTTCGGTGGTGACCATCGTCTTCGAGGACGACGTGGACATCTACTGGGCCCGCCAGCAGGTGGCCGAGCGCTTGCGCGAAGCCGAAAGCCAGATACCCGAAGGGGTGGGTCGTCCCGAGCTGGCCCCGGTCAGCACCGGCCTGGGCGAGGTCTACCAGTACCTGGTGCGGGCCAAGCCCGGCTTCGAGAAAAAGTACGACGCCCGCGAGCTGCGCACCATTCAGGACTGGATTATCCGGCGCCAGCTGCTGGGCACGCCCGGCGTAGCCGACGTGGCCAGCTTCGGCGGCCTGCTCAAGCAGTACGAAATCCGGCTGGACCCCACCCGCCTGCGCTCGCTCAACGTCACGACCGAGCAGGTCTACCAGGCCGTGTCGCGCAACAACCAGAACGCCGGCGGGGCTTACCTCGACCAGAAGCCCACGGCGTACTTTATCCGCACCGAGGGCCTGGCGGAGAACGCCGCCGACCTGGGCAACATCGTCGTGCGCAACACCCAAGGGGGCCTGCCCGTGCTGGTTCGTGACGTGGCCGACGTGGGCCTGGGCTCGGCCGTGCGCTACGGGGCCATGACCCGCAACAACGAGGGCGAAGTCACCGGCGGCATCGTGCTCATGCTTAAAGGCGCCAACGCCAACGAGGTCATCAAAGCCGTCAAGGAGCGGATGGTGACGGTGGAGAAATCCCTGCCCGAAGGCGTGACCGTCGACGTGTACCTGGAGCGCTCCGACCTGGTGGGCCGGGCCATCAATACCGTCACCAAAAACCTCATCGAAGGGGCGCTCATCGTCATTTTCGTGCTGGTGCTGTTCCTGGGCAACTGGCGCGCGGGCCTGGTGGTGGCCTCCGTGATTCCGCTGGCCATGCTCTTTGCCATCAGTATGATGCGCCTGTTCGGGGTGTCAGGCAACCTGCTCTCGCTCGGCGCCATCGACTTCGGCCTGGTCGTGGACGGGGCCGTCATCATCGTCGAGGCCATCGTGCACCGCCTGCATACCCACGTGGGCACGGCCTCTCACCCGGAAGGGGCGGACGGCAAGCTGACCCGGGAGCAGATGAACGACGCCACGTACGAGGCGGCCAGCAAAATCCGCTCCTCGGCCGCTTTTGGCGAAATCATCATCCTCATCGTGTACCTGCCGCTGCTGGCCCTGGCCGGCATCGAGGGCAAGATGTTTGGTCCCATGGCCCAAACCGTGGCCTTTGCCATTGTGGGCGCTTTCATCCTGAGCCTGACCTACGTGCCCATGATGTCGGCCCTGGCGTTGAGCCGCAACACGGCGCATAAACCCAACTTCTCCGACCGGATGATGCGCTGGCTCGAAGCCCGCTACCGGCCCGTCTTGGAATGGGCGCTGCGGCGCAAGGTGGTGGTACTGACCTCCGCCGTGGCCCTGTTCGTGGGCGCCTTGCTCTTGTTCCGTACCCTGGGCGGGGAGTTCATCCCCCAACTGGCCGAAGGCGACTTTGCCATTGAGATGCGCACGCTCACGGGTTCCTCGCTGAGCTACACCGTTGACAAAAGCCTGCAGGCCGCCGCCGTGTTGAAAAAGCAGTTTCCCGAAGTCAAGGAGGTCGTGGCCAAAATCGGGGCGGCCGAAATCCCCACCGACCCCATGCCGGTGGAAGCGGCCGATGTGATGGTGATTCTGGAAAAGGACCAGGACAAATGGACCTCCGCCCGCACCCAGGAGGAACTGGCCGGTAAGATGGCCGAAGCCCTGGAAGTCATTCCCGGCGTCACCTTCGGCTTTCAGCAGCCCATTCAGATGCGGTTTAACGAATTGATTTCCGGCGCCAAGCAGGACGTGGTGCTCAAAATCTACGGCGAAGACCTGGCCCAACTGGCTTCCTACGCCGAGCGGGCGGCCCGCCTGGTCGGGCAGGTCGAAGGGGCCGAGGACGTGTACGTCGAGCAAGTCACCGGCCTGCCGCAAATCGTGGTCAAGCTGGACCGCAACCGCATGGCCCGCTTCGGCCTCAACGCCGAGGACGTGAACCGCACCGTGCAGACGGCCTTTGCCGGGCAATCGGCCGGCCAGCTCTTCGAGCAGGAGCGCCGCTTCGACGTGGTGCTGCGCCTGGCGCCCGAGCTGCGCCAGAACATCAACCAGGTGCGCCAGCTGCTCGTGGCCACGCCCGGCGGCGAGCAGATTCCGCTGGAGCAGGTGGCCACGGTAGACTTGCAGGAAGGCCCCAACCAGATTCAGCGGGATGACGCCAAGCGCCGCATCACGGTGGCCTTCAACGTGCGGGGCCGCGACGTGGAAAGCGTCGTGACCGAGCTGCAGGGTAAAGTCGACGCGCAGATGAAGTTTGCGCCCGGCTACTACACCACCTACGGGGGCCAGTTCGAGAACCTGCGCCAGGCCACCGAGCGGCTTAGCATCGCCGTGCCCGTGGCCCTGCTGCTGATTTTTGTGCTGCTCTTTTTCACCTTCAAATCCCTCAAGCAGTCCGTCATGATTTTCACGGCCATTCCGCTTTCGGCCATTGGCGGGGTGCTGGCTTTGTGGCTGCGCGACATGCCGTTCAGCATCTCGGCCGGGGTGGGCTTCATTGCCCTGTTCGGGGTAGCCGTGCTCAACGGCATCGTGCTCATCGGCTACTTCAACCAGCTCAAGGAAGAAGGCCACGCCGACCTCTACCAGCGCATTCTGGAAGGCACGCAGGTGCGCCTGCGGCCCGTGCTGATGACGGCCACCGTGGCCTCACTGGGCTTCCTGCCCATGGCCCTGTCGCAGTCGGCGGGCGCCGAAGTGCAGCGCCCCCTGGCCACCGTCGTCATCGGGGGCCTAGTGACGGCCACGCTGCTGACCCTGCTGGTGCTGCCCGTGCTTTACGCCCTCTCCGAGCGCAACAACAGGACCAAGGAAGAAGACCTGCCGCAACGAACGCCGGCCGTGCCGGTGTCGGTGCTGCTGCTCGTGCTGGGTGGGCTGCTGGCCGCAGCACCCGTCCGGGCACAGGGACCCATCACGTCCACGCAGGCCGTGGGTCAGGCCCTGCAGGCCAACGGCACGGTGCAGGGTGCCCAGCGCGCCCTGGAAGCCCAGCAGGCGTTGCGCCGCACGGCCTTTGACGTGGGCCGCACCACCATCCTGGGCACTTACGGGCAGGTGAACTCCCCGCTCTCCGACAATGTGCTGAGCATCGGCCAGTCGCTGGCCCTGCCCGGGTACTACCGCGCCCAGGCCGGCCTGAGCCAGGCCCAGATTGGCACCCGCGAACAGCAATTGGCCCAAGTGCAGGCCGAGCTCACGCGCCAGGTGCGCCTGAGCTACGAGCGGGCCGTGCACGCCCGGCACCGCCTGCGCACCCTGCGCGGGCAGGACAGCATCTACACCGAGTTCTTACGTTCAGCCCAGCTGCGCTTCAAGACCGGGGAGGTCGCCCGCCTGGAACCGGCCAACGCCCTAATTCAGCAGGGCGAGACCCAGAACCTGCTCGCCGAGGCCCAGGCCGACTACGCCGTGGCCCAACGGCAGCTGCAGGCCCTGCTGCAAACCAACGGGCCCGTGGCCATTGCCGACAGCATCTTACGCCTGCTGCCCGCCCCGGCGGGGAGCGGGGACACGGCCACGTTAGCGGCCACCCCGCAAGCCCGGGTGCTCCAGCAGCAAATAACCGAGCGGCGGGCCGAAACCCGCGTCGAGCAGGCCCAAGGCCTGCCCCAGGTCACGGTGGGCTACACCAACCAGTCGCTGCGCGGCACCTACGAGCTGGACGGGCAAACCTCGACCTACGGGGCCGGCGACCGGTTCCAGAGCGTGCAGGCCGGCGTGGCCATCCCGCTGCTGCGCGGGCCCCAGAAGGCCCGGGTGCAGGCCGCCAAGCTGCAGGAGCAGGCGGCCACGACGGCCTACCAGCGCTACCAGGCCGAAGCCGCCGCCCAGCTCGATGAGCTGCGCCTGCGCCTCGTGGAGCAGCGCCGGCGGGTGCAGTTCTACGAGCAGACCGGCCTGCCCCAGGCCGACGTCATCGTGCGCCTGAGCCAGCGGGCCTACAAAGCCGGCGAAACCACCTACTCCGAGCTCCTGCTCAACCTGGAGCGCGCCCTGAGCGTGCGAACGGCCTACCTTGACGCCGTGCTCCAGCACAACCAAACCGCCATTGACCTGGACTACCTGCTTGGCTCCGCGGCCCAGTAA
- a CDS encoding efflux RND transporter periplasmic adaptor subunit → MNKIASLVLLLALTFQAGCSADKKESAEAEPATEAKEAGGEAGEAAEKGEAGEAGEGEEASDVVTLSAAQQQAGGLKTGKLASRPLGAGLAVTGTLDVPPESAVSITAPLGGFVEKTELLQGTRVRKGEVLATIRNPEFVQLQQDYLETRSRLDYARAELARQKELYEQEVAPQKNYQRAQADYRALQVQTNAQAARLRLAGLPVGGKIVTTATLRAPRAGFVRAVNVTVGQAVTATDALFEIVDPEHLHVELTVFERDVARVQKGQLIHFTLASDSAGSRRERTARVYLVGRAIGEDRTVRVHGHLDNEKDRSLLPGLYVRATIETGRTQASTLPDAALVRFEGKNYAFAVEAPGRYRLVPVTLGRSEDGYTEITLPETVPATTTFVTNGAYSLLAKMKNAEEEEE, encoded by the coding sequence ATGAATAAGATTGCATCCCTGGTGCTGCTGCTGGCCCTGACCTTCCAGGCCGGCTGCAGCGCCGATAAGAAAGAAAGCGCCGAGGCAGAGCCCGCCACCGAAGCCAAAGAAGCCGGCGGTGAAGCGGGTGAAGCTGCCGAGAAAGGTGAAGCCGGAGAAGCCGGTGAAGGCGAAGAAGCGTCCGACGTGGTCACCCTTTCAGCTGCCCAACAGCAGGCCGGCGGGCTGAAAACCGGCAAACTGGCCTCCCGTCCCCTGGGCGCGGGCCTGGCCGTGACGGGCACGCTGGACGTACCGCCCGAAAGCGCCGTGTCCATCACGGCCCCGCTGGGCGGCTTCGTGGAAAAGACCGAGCTGCTGCAGGGCACGCGCGTACGCAAGGGCGAGGTGCTGGCCACCATCCGCAACCCCGAGTTTGTTCAGCTACAGCAGGACTACTTGGAAACGCGCAGCCGTCTGGACTACGCCCGCGCCGAGCTGGCCCGCCAAAAGGAGCTCTACGAGCAGGAGGTGGCCCCCCAGAAAAATTACCAGCGCGCCCAGGCCGACTACCGGGCCCTGCAGGTGCAAACCAACGCCCAGGCCGCCCGCCTGCGCCTGGCCGGTCTGCCGGTGGGCGGGAAGATAGTTACTACAGCTACGCTGCGCGCCCCGCGGGCCGGCTTCGTGCGCGCGGTCAACGTGACGGTGGGGCAAGCCGTGACGGCCACCGACGCGCTGTTTGAAATCGTGGACCCCGAGCACTTGCACGTGGAGCTGACGGTGTTCGAGCGCGACGTGGCCCGGGTGCAGAAAGGGCAGCTCATTCACTTTACGCTGGCCAGCGACTCCGCCGGCTCCCGCCGCGAGCGCACGGCCCGGGTGTACCTGGTCGGCCGCGCCATTGGCGAAGACCGCACGGTGCGGGTGCACGGCCACCTCGACAACGAGAAGGACCGCAGCCTGCTGCCGGGCCTTTACGTGCGGGCCACCATCGAGACCGGGCGCACCCAAGCCTCCACGCTGCCCGACGCCGCGCTGGTGCGCTTTGAAGGCAAGAACTACGCCTTTGCCGTCGAAGCCCCCGGCCGCTACCGCCTGGTGCCCGTGACGCTGGGCCGCAGCGAGGACGGCTACACCGAAATTACCCTGCCTGAGACCGTTCCCGCGACGACCACCTTCGTCACGAATGGGGCCTACTCCTTGCTGGCCAAGATGAAAAACGCCGAGGAGGAGGAGGAATAA
- a CDS encoding YnfA family protein — MTYLRPLLVFFLAGLCEIGGGYLLWQWLKAGRPGWTGLLGALLLVAYGWVATWQPTSFGKTYAVYGGLFVVMSIAWAWYFDGFRPDRADVLGGAVTLLGIGIILFWPRA, encoded by the coding sequence ATGACTTATCTACGGCCCCTACTGGTCTTTTTTCTGGCCGGCCTCTGCGAAATCGGAGGGGGCTACCTGCTGTGGCAGTGGCTCAAAGCGGGCCGTCCCGGCTGGACGGGGCTGCTCGGCGCCCTGCTGCTGGTGGCCTACGGCTGGGTGGCCACCTGGCAGCCGACGTCGTTTGGCAAAACCTACGCCGTGTACGGTGGCCTTTTCGTGGTCATGTCCATCGCCTGGGCCTGGTACTTCGACGGCTTCCGGCCCGACCGGGCGGACGTGCTCGGCGGCGCGGTCACCCTGCTGGGCATTGGCATCATCTTGTTCTGGCCCCGGGCCTAG
- a CDS encoding DUF6660 family protein: MRFFSVFFAVYIAVLACLPCADEAPAWAFGSRTQVEATEHGPGSDTHLEWCSPLCQCHSCPGTTLPVTIAVAVGEPAQEYAGPRFFPRLASPAARQRAGSIWQPPQA; encoded by the coding sequence ATGCGCTTCTTCTCCGTCTTTTTTGCCGTCTACATTGCCGTGCTGGCTTGTCTGCCCTGTGCGGACGAGGCCCCGGCGTGGGCCTTCGGCAGCCGGACGCAGGTGGAAGCCACCGAGCACGGGCCGGGCAGCGATACGCACCTGGAATGGTGCTCCCCGCTGTGTCAATGCCACAGTTGCCCGGGCACTACGCTGCCCGTGACCATTGCCGTAGCAGTGGGCGAGCCCGCGCAGGAATACGCCGGCCCGCGCTTTTTCCCGCGCCTGGCGTCCCCCGCTGCGCGGCAGCGGGCCGGCAGCATCTGGCAGCCTCCCCAAGCCTAG